The genomic interval CCCATAATGCATTTTGTGTACTCACAGATGTCTGTCACATTAAATGGCTTGGCGATGACTTTTTTAACCATGCCAAACTGTTCTGATTCCTTTGCAAGATTCTCTGATAATCCGGACATGACAATTGCCGGGACAGTGATTTTCTCCTGTTCGAGCTGCTCAAGCACCTGCGCACCGTCAATAACAGGTAGCTTATAATCAAGCATAAGCAAATCAAACGTCCCCTCGTGCAACGAATCAAGTGCCTCCTTTCCGGTCTCCGCGGTTGTCACTTGATAGCCTTCACTTGTTAGGATTTCTTTCAGCAACATGCGAATGCCCGGTTGATCATCTACTACCAATATGTGTTTTTTCATAACGTCTTGCCATCCCCCCAAACTTTTTAAACCACATTCAACCAACAAGTATACGTATATTAATTCTACACAAATTTTAAAAATCCTTCTTTTAAAAGAATATAAATACTGTGGTCTTGTTAATAACTGCGAAAATAATGGGGTTATTAAGGAAAAAGCTAGGACAGAACACCTTTAATAAAGGAAAAATCCGAACGATGATTCAGATATGATATGAATCAGTTCGGATTTTTGCTTATTGACATAGCGCAGAAAAACACGAGAGACTCCCGCGGTGATCACTTGTTAAATATGTTTTTGGACGGCAGCTCCGACAAATCCATGGAACAAGGCTTGTGGCCGTGTTGGGCGTGATTTGAATTCCGGATGGAACTGGCAGGCGACAAACCATGGATGATCCGCAAGTTCGATTGTTTCAACAAGCCGGTCATCCGGGCTTGTACCGGAAAAAATCATCCCATTCTCAGACATTGCTTCCCGGTAATCATTATTAAATTCGTAGCGGTGGCGATGACGTTCATTAACGACATCCTCCTCCCCATAGGCGTGCTTGGTCTTTGTGTTTTCGACTAATTTGCACGGGTAAACACCAAGCCGTAATGTTCCGCCTAGATCGGAAATTGTTTTTTGCTCCGGAAGCAGATCAATAATCGGGTGCGGTGTATCAGGATCAATTTCTGCTGAATGAGCCCCTTCCAATCCAAGCACATTCCGGGCAAATTCAACGGTAGCCAGCTGCATTCCAAGGCAAATTCCTAAAAATGGAACCTTCTTTTCCCGAGCATAACGGACAGCTTCTATCTTGCCGTCAATTCCCCGATTACCGAAACCGCCTGGAACTAAAATGCCATCAACGTTCGCCAACTCCTGTTTAATGGTTTCTTTATCAAGTTGTTCGGAATTGATCCATTTGACAGTAACATCTGTGTCAAAGGAATAGCCTGCATGCTTCAATGCTTCCACGACGGATAAATAAGCATCCGGCAATTCTACATACTTACCAACAAGACCAATTTCGGTTGTCCGTGACAAATGTCGCACACGATGGAGAAGTTCGTTCCATTCTTCCATATCCGGCTCCTGACAGTCCAGTCCTAAGTGATCACATGTCAATTGGTCCAGTCGCTGATGTTGCAGCGCGATTGGAACTTGGTACAATGTATCAGCATCACGCATTTCAATAACGGCGTTTTTATCCGTGTCGCAAAATAGCGCAATTTTCTCTTTCATCTCTTCACTGATTGCCAGTTCCGAACGCAGCACAATCGCATCAGGCTGAATGCCGAGTGAACGCAATTCCTTCACACTATGCTGGGTCGGTTTTGTTTTTACTTCAGCTGCGGCTTTAATGTATGGCACAAGCGTACAGTGAATGTACATAACATGCTCTTTACCGATGTCACTCTTAATTTGACGAATTGCTTCAAGAAACGGCAGTGACTCAATATCACCGACCGTGCCACCGATTTCCGTAATCACTACGTCCGCTTTCGTCGCCTGTCCCGCACGGAAAACCTGCTCCTTGATTTCATTCGTTATATGGGGGATAACCTGCACTGTGCCGCCAAGATAATCACCACGGCGTTCTTTCTTAATCACACTGGAATACACTTTTCCCGTCGTTATATTACTATACTTGTTCAAATTAATATCAATAAATCGCTCATAATGGCCAAGGTCGAGATCTGTCTCCGCACCATCTTCCGTTACAAACACCTCACCGTGCTGATACGGGCTCATCGTACCTGGGTCGACGTTGATATACGGGTCAAATTTCTGGATGGTCACCTTCAGCCCACGATTTTTTAAAAGCCTTCCCAGCGAAGCAGCCGTTATTCCTTTCCCCAGCGATGACACAACACCACCGGTTACGAAAATATACTTTGTCACTAGTCATCCCTCTTCCTTTTTTTAAAATGTTTATACCATGATGGTTGTTAGCTTCTGACGCACATATAGAAACATGCAGGTCTGACCTCGGTTTCTAGCGAGTGCCAACTTTTATATATGGTTATCTCCAACACACAAAAAGCGCTTCCCCTTAAAGATCAGGGGAAGCGCTTGGCGTAGCATCTTAACGAGCCCAATAAAAATTGTAATCATATCCGGGTGAAAAGTCAAGCAGCCGTTTCAAACTGGCTTGCTTCTGAACGTCTCACCTTATTTCTCTTCATCGTCACTTTCGGCTTTCTCACTGTCAAATTCTTGATCGAATGCTTCATCCATATCATCACTTTCATCCAAATCAAGATCATCAACGTCATCATCGAGGAAATCATCGTCAATGGCCAAATCTTCTTCGGTAACATCCTGATTTTTTGGCGTTTCCTCTTTTTCCTGTTTTTCCTGTTTTTCCTGTTTTTCCTCTTTTTTCTGTTTTTTCTTTTTCGACTTTTTCTTCGGTGTGGCAGCCACTTCTTCGTCTATCTGTTCGACGGGATACCAGCGCTTCAGCCCCCAAATTCCTGCACTTGCATTGAGAAATCTGCCGTCAACCGTTAAATCTGTGTAAAATTGTGCAATGAACTCATGTTTCTTTTCTTCAGTAAAACCTTTAAGGTCTGCTGTTTTGTCATAAAGCTCATTAAAATCCAATGCTCTCCGTTCATCCAGTAAAATTTCATGGGCCAATTCAAGCATTGATTTCACTTCAAGTTCTTCGCGGCTGTATTCCTTTATACTCACGATACCGCACTCCCTTTTCCATGTATTTCATTAATCAAGGCTAGCATGCCTGATAGAAACGCCCTATACGCTTAAATCATACCATTCATTATAAACAAAACTCAATGAAATATGCCAGCGTAAACCGTGAAAAAGTAACAGTTAGAACAAGAAAGGCAGTGAGATAACGCGCGAGAAGCCTTCAACTGTATAGAACCGGTTGATTCTCTTAAGGCCCCGCCATAAATGAAGTGCCCACTACATGTTCCGTCGATATTGACCGCCGACCTCGTACAATGCATTTGTGATCTGGCCGAGACTTGCCATCCGGACGGTTTCCATCAACTCCGCGAAAATGTTGCCTCCCGATGCCGCTGTTTCTTTCAGTCGATCAAGGGCCGCTTTTGCTTCTGCAGCATGGGCTTCCTGGAATTTCTGCAGTTCCGCGATCTGGTGCTCTTTTTCCTCTTTGGATGCACGCGCAAGCTCCATCGATTCCGTCTGTTCTTCTTCGGGCGGATTTGGATTCAGGTACGTATTCACACCGACAATCGGTAATTCACCGGAATGTTTCATCCCTTCATAGTACATCGATTCTTCCTGGATCTTGCCACGCTGGTATTGGCGTTCCATCGCACCAAGGACCCCGCCGCGATCATTCATTTTTTCAAATTCCTGCAGCACCGCTTCCTCCACAAGGTCAGTGAGTTCCTCGACGATAAACGAACCTTGCAAGGAATTTTCCGTTTTGGTCAGCCCAAATTCTTTATTGATGATCATCTGGATTGCCATCGCCCGTCTGACGGATTCTTCTGTCGGTGTGGTAATCGCCTCGTCGTACGCATTCGTGTGCAAGGAGTTCGTGTTGTCCTGAATGGCTAAAAGTGCCTGCAGTGTCGTCCGGATATCATTAAAGTCCATTTCCTGTGCGTGCAGGGAGCGTCCTGACGTCTGGATATGGTACTTCAACTTCTGGCTCCGTTCGTTCGCCCCGTATTTATCGCGCATGACAATCGCCCAGATGCGACGGGCTACCCGGCCAATCACCGTATATTCCGGATCAAGCCCGTTGGAGAAGAAGAAAGACAGGTTCCGTGCGAAATCATTCACATCCATACCTCTGCTCAAATAATACTCCACATACGTAAACCCGTTAGCAAGCGTAAAGGCCAGCTGGGTGATCGGGTTGGCCCCGGCTTCAGCGATATGGTAGCCGGAAATCGATACCGAATAATAGTTGCGAACCTGTTTATCAATAAAGTACTCCTGAATATCCCCCATCATGCGCAAGGCAAATTCGGTGGAGAAAATGCATGTATTCTGGCCTTGATCCTCTTTTAAAATATCCGCCTGCACTGTACCACGGACGATGGAAATGGTGTCATCCCGCAGTTGTTCGTATTCTTCCTGTGTCGGTTCACGTCCGTTTTCATCTTTGAATTTCGCCACTTGCTGATCAATCGCCGTATTGAAAAACATCGCCAAAATAATCGGCGCCGGGCCGTTAATCGTCATCGATACGGACGTTTTCGGATCGGTCAGATCAAATCCGTCGAACAGCTTTTTCATATCATCGAGCGTACAGATACTGACCCCGCTCTCACCCACTTTTCCGTAAATATCCGGACGTGGCGCCGGGTCTTCCCCGTACAAGGTGACCGAATCAAATGCGGTCGACAAGCGTTTTGCCTCGCTGTCTTTCGATAAATAATGAAAACGGCGATTCGTCCGCTCCGGCGTCCCTTCACCGGCAAACTGGCGGGTCGGGTCTTCCCCTTTACGCTTAAACGGAAAAACACCTGCTGTAAACGGAAACGCACCAGGCACATTTTCCTTCATGAGCCAGGCAAGCCGCTCGCCCCAGTCTTGGTATTTCGGCAGGATCACTTTAGGAATCTTTAGCCCTGAAATCGATTCGGTCGTCAGCTCCATCTCCAATTGTTTATCCCGTACCGTATAGGTCATTTTGTCACCGCTGTACTGTTCTTCCAGCGTATCCCAAGAATCGAGCAGTTTTTTGGCGGAAGGGTCTAATTTTTCCTGATACACTTCCATTTGCTTATCAACCGACTGCACGCCTGCGTCATCATCCAGCACTTGTTTCGCCCCGTCCAGCTGGTATAGTTTACGGGCAATGTCACTTTCTCGGTCAACCTGCTTATGATAATTGCGGACATGTGTAGCAATCTCACGCAAATAGTGGCGGCGCTCGTTGGTAATAATCATGTTTTTCTTCTCGGCGATGGTGTGCCGATCAAAATCGACCTGAACGTCCCAGCCAAACCGGTCGTTCAACGTATCGATTACTGATGCAAACAATGCATTCGTTCCGGCATCGTTAAACTGGCTGGCAATGGTGCCAAACACCGGAAATTGACTTTTATCCTGGCCGAACAATAAGTGACTGCGCTCATATTGTTTGCGCACTTGGCTGAGCGCGTCTTCAGAACCTTTTTGCTCAAATTTATTAATCACAATAAAGTCGGCAAAGTCAATCATATCAATCTTTTCCAGCTGTGATGGGGCACCGAATTCGGCCGTCATGACATACATGGACAAATCGGTCACATCAGTGATAGCAGCATCCCCTTGGCCGATTCCGCTCGTTTCAACGATAATGAAATCATAGCCAGAAGCACGGACGACGTCAATGACATCCTGAAGGGACTTTGTCAGCTCGGTCCGCGACTGGCGTGTGGCCAATGAACGCATATAAACACGTTGATTGAAGATAGCGTTCATCCGGATTCGGTCACCTAAAAGCGCCCCACCTGTTTTCTTTTTCGTCGGGTCAATCGAAAGGATAGCGATTTTTTTGTCCGGGATTTCGTTGACGAACCGGCGAATCAATTCATCGGTCAATGAACTTTTCCCGGAGCCGCCTGTACCGGTAATGCCAATAACCGGTGCCTGATTGGACGCTGTCTGCAACGAATCAAGCACTTGTTGCCGGCCATCATCATCCGGCTGATTTTCCATATACGTAATGAATCGGGCAACAGCCTGGCGGTCACCTGCATACAATTTTTCCCAACTGTCTTTCAAGTCAAAGGATGGAGTATAGTCGCATTCCTCCATCATGACATTGATCATACCTTGGAGACCTAATTCGCGGCCATCATTCGGTGAAAAAATGTGGGACACACCATAGTCCTCAAGCTCTTTAATCTCCCTTGGGATAATCACACCGCCGCCACCGCCATACACGTTAATATGGTCGGCACCTAATTCACGCAACAAATCTACCATATATTTAAAGTATTCGACGTGGCCGCCCTGGTAGGATGAAATGGCAATCCCTTGAGCGTCTTCCTGAATCGCGGCATAAACGACTTCCTCCACCGAACGGTTATGACCGAGATGGACAACTTCCGCCCCGCTCGACTGCAGAATGCGCCGCATAATATTAATCGACACATCATGCCCGTCATACAGACTTGATGCTGTTACAAAGCGAACAGGGTTGACCGGTTTATAAATCTGCACTTGCTCCATGATAATCCCCCTTGTGTAAGTTATTCTGTGCGTGAATCTCCTGCGATTTGGTTCATTCGCCAAGCGCGGAAGTGTATGTAACGCAACTGTCCCAAAACTGGCTGACCACATACGACCGATGTGATTGTAAGGTGATTGACCCAGCTTCTGCACGCGGCAAGTGGTCAACTTATTGACGTTAATCCGTTTGTGCTGCTGCCTGCCCCGGGTCGGCAATCGCCAACGCTTGCAGTACATAGTGGATTTGCCGTTCGATATAGGTCTCAAGCGTGAATTGCTTTTGCAGCATCCACCGTCTGAATCCCCACATCTGCCCCTGCACAAAGATGTTGTTAGCAAGCAATGTAGCGTCCTGCCTGGAACTGGATGCCGGCAGACAAGTCACCATGACGTTTTCCAGCATGCTGACCATATCGCGTTCTTTGGTAAGGACGTATTCTCTCGTTTCTTTTTTTAGCGATTTAACTTCCTGATACATGATGATAACTTCCTCTTGCATGTCATCCATTAGTTGGAAGTATGCGGTAATCACTCGTTTAAGGTTGGCAACGGGTGGGCTGTTCCAGTCAATAGCCGCTTCCAAGCGTTCTCTAAACCGCTCATAAATCGCGTTACATACGAGAAAAAGCACATCTTCTTTCGTGCGGATATATTCGTAAAGCGTACCAATGCTAAAACCTGATGCCTTTGCGATTTCCCTTGTTGTCGTGCGATGGAATCCCTTTTCTTTAAACAGGGTGATTGCCCCTTTAATCATTTGGCTGCGTCGTTTTTCAACCAATTCGGCATCCTTCACATTGGATAAAATTCGGCTGTCAGTCATTTCAAGCCCCCTTCCTATTTCTGTATTGAGGCTGCATGCCGTCGGGTGCGTTTTGGCTCGGGCCGCGCGAATTTCCTGACTGTCGCGTGAGCTTCTGCCTAGGCAGCGTGAGTTTCGGCCAGGCCGCGCGAATTTGTGAACTTCAGCGAAAATCTTGTGAACTTCAGCGGAATTTGTGACAACTTTAGCGAAAATCTTGTGAACTTCAGCGGAATTTGTGACAACTTTAGCGAAATCGACCGTGATCGCTCCTTATTTCGTCAGCATGCGCCCGATAACGAGCCGTTGGATTTCATTGGTTCCTTCATAAATTTGGGTGATTTTTGCATCACGCATGTATCGTTCGACCGGGTAATCTTTCGTGTAGCCGTACCCGCCGAAAATTTGCACGGCTTCAGTTGTGATCCGCATCGCCGCATCACCGGAAAATAATTTGGACATGGCTGATGCTTTGCCGTACGGTTTTCCTTCTGACTCGAGCCAGGCCGCTTGATAGGTTAATAGACGGGATGCCTCCACTTCCGTTGCCATGTCGGCCAATTTAAATGATATGCCTTGATTTGCTGCGATTGGTTTGCCGAATTGTTCGCGTTCTTTCGCGTAATCCACCGCAGCATCGAGCGCGCCTTGGGCAATGCCGAGTGCCTGTGCGGCAATTCCGTTACGTCCACCATCAAGGGTTGACATGGCAATCTTGAATCCTTGTCCTTCTTCCCCGAGCAGATTTGCTTTTGGAACTCGGCAGTTGTCAAAAATTAGCTCGGTCGTTGGTGACGAACGGATACCCAGTTTCTTTTCTTTCTTGCCGAATGTGAATCCGTCCATTTCTTTTTCCACAATGAACGCACTGATGCCTTTGTGTTTTGCTTCCGGATCGGTAATGGCAAAAACGATATAAATATCCGCAACACCACCGTTAGTAATCCACACTTTATTGCCGTTTAAAATATAGTCATCACCGTCTTTTTTAGCAACGGTTTTCATAGCAGCGGCATCACTGCCTGACCCTGGTTCGGACAGTGCATATGCGCCAAGTGCTTCCCCGGTTGCCAGCCGGTACAAAAATGTTTTCTTCTGTTCTTCGCTTCCATACTTATAAATCGGCCAGCTGGCAAGCGACAAGTGTGCCGACAGCGTCACACCTGTGGAGGCGCAGACACGTGACAACTCTTCCACCGCAATACAATAGCTTACAAAATCCGCACCAATGCCGCCGTATGCTTCCGGCCACGGGATACCGGTCAAGCCAAGTTCCGCCATTTTATCGAAAATCGCACGGTCAAAGCGTTCCTCTTCATCCCGTTCCGCGGCTGTCGGCTCCACATCGTTCTTGGCAAAATCACGCACCATTTTACGTAGCATTTCTTGTTCTTCGGTTAATTGAAAATTCATTGTCTAGATCCCCTTCCTTGTTGGACATATTGCGTTTTACTGCAGCAAGTTTTTCGCGATTACTTTATGCTGGATTTCATTGGTCCCTTCATAAATCTCGGTCACTTTCGCATCACGGAAAAAGCGCTCCACTGGGTAATCTTCCGTGTAACCGTACCCGCCGTATACTTGCACCGCTTCGATGGCGGCGCGCCTTGCCGTTTTGGATGCGTACATTTTAGCCATGGACGCTTCCTTGCTACATGGGACATTGAGCTGGACGAGTGATGCGGCCTGGTAAGTTAATAGTTTGGCAGCTTCCACTTCTGTCGCCATATCGGCAAGCTTGAATGCGATGCCTTGATTTTTGGCAATTGGCTTGCCGAATTGTTCCCGCTCGCCCGCATACGCACAGGCATGCTCCAACGACGCCTCGGCAATTCCTAAGGCCTGTGCCGCAATACCGATGCGGCCGACATTTAAGTTTGCCAGGGCAATGTTGAATCCGTCGCCTTCTGTACCGAGCAGCTGGTCTTCGGAAACGGTACAATTGTCAAAATTGAGCTGAACTGTACTGGAGCCATGCAGTCCCATTTTCCGCTCTGACTTACCGATGACTAGACCTGGCGTGTTTTTTTCGACAATAAACGCACTAATCCCCTTTGACCCCTGTTCATCCTGTGTTCGGGCGAATGTAATATATGTATCCGCCTCCCCACCATTGGTAATAAAAGCTTTGGAGCCGTTCAGGATATAGTGATCTCCATCCTTTTTCGCTTTCGTACGCATGCTGGAAATATCCGACCCCGCACCTGGCTCCGTCAGTGCAAACGCACCAAGAAACTCACCGGATGCTAGTTTCGGTAAGTAATATGACTTCTGCTGATCCGTGCCGAATGCCAGAATCGGATTGGTGCCAACAGATGTATGCACGGATAAAATGACACCGAGTGCCGCACTCACCTTGGACAGTTCATTGATTGCCGTGATGTATGATGTGTAGTCCATCCCACTACCGCCATACGCCTCAGGGATAGGAATCCCCATCAGGCCGAGTTCGCCCATCTTTTTAATTAATTCAGTCGGAAAACGTTCTTCCCGCTCCATACGCTCTACTTCCGGCTTGACTTCCTTCTCGGCAAAATCACGGACCATGCGGCGCATCATTTCTTGTTCGTCGGTTAATTGCAAATTCATCGCTATGTCCCCCTCCTAGTCATTCCTAGCTGCTAGGACTCATATTGGTAAAAGCCACGTCCAGATTTTTTACCGAGCCAGCCGGCATTCACATACTTCCGTAACAATGGGCATGGACGGTATTTGCTGTCTTTGTATCCATCATGGAGTACTTCCATAATGTAGAGACAGGTATCCAGGCCGATAAAGTCAGCCAGTGTCAGCGGTCCCATCGGATGGTTCATACCAAGCTTCATGACGGTATCCACGTCCTCGACTGATGCCACGCCTTCATGAACGGCAAAAATAGCTTCATTGATCATTGGCATTAAAATGCGGTTAGCAGCAAATCCGGGCGCATCATCAACTTCAACCGATGTCTTAGAAAGTGCTGAAGCCATGTCCGCTATCTTCGTATAAGTGTCATCACTCGTTTGCAGTCCACGAATAATTTCAACCAGTTTCATGACAGGAACCGGATTCATAAAATGCATGCCAATGACTTGTTCGGGACGGTTGGTTGCTGCTGCAATTTCCGTAATTGAAACAGATGACGTATTCGTCGCAAGAATCGCGTGGGAAGGTGCATGGGCATCAAGCTCACGAAATACATTCTTTTTCACATCTGCATTTTCAACGATGGCTTCAATGGCCATGTCACACTTGCTTACGTCCTCCATCTCTGTTGCCGGTGTAAGCCGGTCGATTGCCTCTTGCTTCTCACTCTCGGTGATGCGCGATTTGTCCACCGCTTTGGCCAGACGCTTCTTAATCCCTTCTGTGCCGTTATGAAGTGCCTGTTCGTTTGCATCATGCAGGAAAACGTTGTAACCGGATTGGGCACATACTTGAGCGATCCCTGCTCCCATCTGCCCCGCACCGATCACCATTACTTGTTTGATTGTCATATTATTGCCTCCTTTGTGGAATTGTTTTTTTGCCTGTGAGTCTTTTTGTAACTACTGTTTGCTTTTTTGCGAAGTTGATATATAATTATTGAAATGTTCTCTATAGGTACAACGACTTTTCGTCCACCGTCCGGGATCGCTCTGGGCGGATGCTTTCCGCGGGCACGGCCTCAGCCTCCTCGGAAGAAAACCGCTTCCTGCGGGGTCTTCAGACTCGTGCTGTTCCCGCAGGAGTCACCGCCCTCCGCTCACCCGGACTAGTAAAGTGGTGCACTCGTTTTTCTGTCACGATTCCTGCTTCAATCAATAAAAACAGCGGAGGAAATACATGCCCCTTCATAAGGGGTATGCCGACGTTGGGCGCATCACCCACTCTTGGTCGGCCTTCCTTACGACGGGAACAGTGGCCAGCAGGCTAAGTTCGCGACGTCCTGTCGCAACGCCTGCACTAGCACGTCCTGTGCGTCGGAGACCCCACAGCGAGGTACGAGCGAGGAGGCTCACGGGTCACCCGCGGAAAGCGAAGTGTATTTCCGTAGCGGCGATTTAACACTTATACAAAGTTATGCCGCATTATCTTTTGTGTCAAAAGCATCTTCCTTTTAGAAAACGGCTTTGCCTAAATTACTGTTATGCCGCGTTTTAGTTGGCCGGTACTTCTACAAGAACGGCATCACCTTGGCCGCCGCCGCTGCAGATGGCTGCGATACCGAGACCGCCGCCCTGGCGTTTCAGTTCGTGGACGAGCGTTAAAATAATGCGGGCACCACTCGCCCCGATTGGGTGACCCAACGCGACGGCACCACCGTTTACATTGACTTTTTCCGCATCAATACCGGCTATTTTGCCACTAGCCAGTGAGACGGCCGCGAACGCCTCGTTAATTTCAAAAAGGGCAATATCTTGCTTGGTGTAGCCGGTCTTTTCCAGCAGCTTATTGATGACAAGCCCTGGTGTTTTCGGAAAATCCTTCGCCTCCACTGCCACTTCCGCATGACCAAGGATGGTGGCCATTGGTGCTTTCCCGAGTTCCTTTGCTTTTTCGTCTGACATGACGACAAATGCGCCGGCACCATCGTTTACGCCTGGTGCGTTTCCGGCAGTAATCGTTCCATCTTTATCAAATGCCGGGCGTAATTTGGCGAGCTTTTCTGTATTTGTGTCCCGACGTGGCGCTTCGTCGGTATCCACTGTGATTGGGTCGCCTTTTCTTTGCGGTACATCGACCGGGACAATTTCATCAGCAAATTTACCCTCGTCAATGGCTTTCACCGCCCGCTGGTGACTGCGGTACGACCACTCATCCTGCGCTTCTCTCGTTAGCCCGTATTCTTCCGCGGTGCTGTTGCCATAACTACCCATGTGGACACCGGCAAAGGAACAAGTAAGCCCGTCGTGAACCATCATATCGACTACCTTTTTATCCCCCATACGGTTTCCCCAGCGCGCATCCGGCAACAAATACGGGGCATTGCTCATGCTTTCCATCCCCCCGGCAACAATCACGTCTTCATCACCGGCCCGGATGAGCTGATCAGCAAGGGTAACACTGCGCAGCCCGGACGCACACACTTTATTGATGGTTTCCGTTTTGACGTCCCACGGAATACCCGCATCACGCGCTGCCTGCCGGGATGGAATCTGCCCCTGACCACCTTGCAGTACCATTCCCATGATTACCTCATCAACCTTTTCACCGTCCAATCCAGCACGACTTAATGCTTCCCGTATGGCTGTACCACCAAGTTGCGGTGCTGTCAGCTGCTTCAGGCTTCCCCCAAAAGTACCAAACGGTGTCCGTGCACCGGATACTATAACTGCTTTGCGCATAACTTCAACATCCTTTCCTTTTAGTAGATTTGTAGATTTCTGTGACAGCGGTTTCCTTATTGACCGAACGCTCGCTCAATGATTGGTCAAAAGAGAGGAGGGGTTGCTCACCTCCTCTTTTTATCTAGGTATGCCGCGAGAGAACTTGGCCCGGGCCGCGCAACTTTCCCGGTTACCGGGCTTTATTCCAATAACTTTCTTCTGTTAGGCTGTTTGTTCTTCTTTCTCTGTAAAAACGGAAAGTGCTAGTATTTCGGCTACATCCATCGTGCTAACGTCTTCTTCTATTTCTTTGGCTTTCGTGCCGTCACTAAGCATGGTGAGGCAGAATGGGCATGCACTTGAAATCATCGTTGACTCGGTTTCCAGCGCCTGCTCGGTTCGGGCGACGTTGATCCGGTTTCCGGTTGTGTCTTCTGTCCACATCAGTCCGCCGCCAGCACCACAGCACATGCCATTTTCCCTGCTGCGGTCCATTTCTACCAAATCGAGACCCGGTATGGCTTTTAAAATTTCTCTTGGCGGATCGTACACACCGTTATATCTTCCTAAATAACAGGAATCGTGGTATGTAAGCCGCTGATTGATTTCACGCTGTGGTTTCAACTTACCATTCATCACCAAATCATAGAGCATTTGTGTATGGTGGTAGACTTCTGCTTCAAAGCCGAAATCCGGGTATTCATTTTTGAAAATATTGTACGCGTGTGGATCAATCGTAACAATCTTCTTTACATTATGTTTCTCAAATTCTTTGATATTTTTCTCCGCAATTTCCTGGAACAAAAATTCATTCCCAATCCGACGTGCGGTGTCACCGGAGTTTTGTTCCTTGTTACCAAGAATCGCAAAGCTTATTCCGGCCTGATTCATTAATTTAGCGAATGCAAGTGCGATTTTTTGACTGCGGTTGTCAAATGATCCCATTGAACTGACCCAGAAGAGATATTCAAAATCTTTGTCCTCTTTTTTCAGTTCTTTTATTGTCGGGATGTACGCATCTTCATCCTGCTCGCGCCATTTGATGCGGTCTTTTTTCGACAGCCCCCAAGGATTGCCTTGCCGTTCAATGTTCATGACGGCACGCTGAGCATCCGGGTCCATTTTCCCTTCTGTCATAACCAGATAACGGCGCATATCGATAATCGTGCCGACGTGCTCATTCATGACCGGGCATGCATCTTCACAGTTGCGGCACGTCGTACAGCCGGCAA from Lentibacillus cibarius carries:
- a CDS encoding response regulator produces the protein MKKHILVVDDQPGIRMLLKEILTSEGYQVTTAETGKEALDSLHEGTFDLLMLDYKLPVIDGAQVLEQLEQEKITVPAIVMSGLSENLAKESEQFGMVKKVIAKPFNVTDICEYTKCIMG
- a CDS encoding CTP synthase, producing the protein MTKYIFVTGGVVSSLGKGITAASLGRLLKNRGLKVTIQKFDPYINVDPGTMSPYQHGEVFVTEDGAETDLDLGHYERFIDINLNKYSNITTGKVYSSVIKKERRGDYLGGTVQVIPHITNEIKEQVFRAGQATKADVVITEIGGTVGDIESLPFLEAIRQIKSDIGKEHVMYIHCTLVPYIKAAAEVKTKPTQHSVKELRSLGIQPDAIVLRSELAISEEMKEKIALFCDTDKNAVIEMRDADTLYQVPIALQHQRLDQLTCDHLGLDCQEPDMEEWNELLHRVRHLSRTTEIGLVGKYVELPDAYLSVVEALKHAGYSFDTDVTVKWINSEQLDKETIKQELANVDGILVPGGFGNRGIDGKIEAVRYAREKKVPFLGICLGMQLATVEFARNVLGLEGAHSAEIDPDTPHPIIDLLPEQKTISDLGGTLRLGVYPCKLVENTKTKHAYGEEDVVNERHRHRYEFNNDYREAMSENGMIFSGTSPDDRLVETIELADHPWFVACQFHPEFKSRPTRPQALFHGFVGAAVQKHI
- the rpoE gene encoding DNA-directed RNA polymerase subunit delta, which produces MSIKEYSREELEVKSMLELAHEILLDERRALDFNELYDKTADLKGFTEEKKHEFIAQFYTDLTVDGRFLNASAGIWGLKRWYPVEQIDEEVAATPKKKSKKKKQKKEEKQEKQEKQEKEETPKNQDVTEEDLAIDDDFLDDDVDDLDLDESDDMDEAFDQEFDSEKAESDDEEK
- the icmF gene encoding fused isobutyryl-CoA mutase/GTPase IcmF, with amino-acid sequence MEQVQIYKPVNPVRFVTASSLYDGHDVSINIMRRILQSSGAEVVHLGHNRSVEEVVYAAIQEDAQGIAISSYQGGHVEYFKYMVDLLRELGADHINVYGGGGGVIIPREIKELEDYGVSHIFSPNDGRELGLQGMINVMMEECDYTPSFDLKDSWEKLYAGDRQAVARFITYMENQPDDDGRQQVLDSLQTASNQAPVIGITGTGGSGKSSLTDELIRRFVNEIPDKKIAILSIDPTKKKTGGALLGDRIRMNAIFNQRVYMRSLATRQSRTELTKSLQDVIDVVRASGYDFIIVETSGIGQGDAAITDVTDLSMYVMTAEFGAPSQLEKIDMIDFADFIVINKFEQKGSEDALSQVRKQYERSHLLFGQDKSQFPVFGTIASQFNDAGTNALFASVIDTLNDRFGWDVQVDFDRHTIAEKKNMIITNERRHYLREIATHVRNYHKQVDRESDIARKLYQLDGAKQVLDDDAGVQSVDKQMEVYQEKLDPSAKKLLDSWDTLEEQYSGDKMTYTVRDKQLEMELTTESISGLKIPKVILPKYQDWGERLAWLMKENVPGAFPFTAGVFPFKRKGEDPTRQFAGEGTPERTNRRFHYLSKDSEAKRLSTAFDSVTLYGEDPAPRPDIYGKVGESGVSICTLDDMKKLFDGFDLTDPKTSVSMTINGPAPIILAMFFNTAIDQQVAKFKDENGREPTQEEYEQLRDDTISIVRGTVQADILKEDQGQNTCIFSTEFALRMMGDIQEYFIDKQVRNYYSVSISGYHIAEAGANPITQLAFTLANGFTYVEYYLSRGMDVNDFARNLSFFFSNGLDPEYTVIGRVARRIWAIVMRDKYGANERSQKLKYHIQTSGRSLHAQEMDFNDIRTTLQALLAIQDNTNSLHTNAYDEAITTPTEESVRRAMAIQMIINKEFGLTKTENSLQGSFIVEELTDLVEEAVLQEFEKMNDRGGVLGAMERQYQRGKIQEESMYYEGMKHSGELPIVGVNTYLNPNPPEEEQTESMELARASKEEKEHQIAELQKFQEAHAAEAKAALDRLKETAASGGNIFAELMETVRMASLGQITNALYEVGGQYRRNM